A window of Phycisphaerae bacterium genomic DNA:
ACCGCCAATCGGCAGTGACAACTGTCTCGATCTTTGCTGTCGCTGCGGTTATATTAAATGCCGTATTTTTTAACAATTTTTATGTAAAATATAACCGCGACCCTGATATTTACCACGCTTACCATACCGACCTGGTCGAGGCCTGCCAATGGCTCAAGCCCCGTCTTAAGGATTATGACGGAGTATTCTTTACGACAAGCTCACTGAATATGCCTTACGCTATTTCTTTAGTAACGCTCGGCTACGACCCGAAACAGTGGTTTGAAGACAAACGTGATTTTTACTCCGATGGAGAATGGGAGCATTATACCCATTATGGAAAAATGTACTTTATGTACAACGATTCGTTTATGCCCGCTTTAATGAGCCTGCGGCAGAGAACTCCACCGGGCAGGGCTCTTTTTATCGTCCGGCCGGGCGAATTCAACCTTGCAAATCCCATTCACCGCATAGTCGGCCCTTATGGCCTGGATGTTCTGTGGATATGCGAACCTGCTAATTAACATTAGTGGGGTAAAAAAGCACACTCCGTATTATTATTTTTGGATATATGCCTGATTTGCCTTGTATAGTTCCAATCTCGTCTGAATTTCACCAGCCATATTGTCCTGACCGTGCGTTTTGGCGAGGTTGATTGCTCTTTGAGCTGTTGTTATTGCATCGCTAAACCTGCCCGCTGCGGCATAAGCGACTGCAAGGGTATCCAGGAACCCGGCATTATTGTATTTTGTAAGCTCACAGGCACGTTCAGCCAATTCGACAGCCTTGCCGCCGTTCCTGATTGAGCTGTCCCCTGAGACCGCCAAAACCCAGGCCAGATTATTGAGAACATCGCTGCTGTCGGGCTGGATTTCGAGTGCCCGGGACCAGTTTTGAACTGCCGGCCTGTATTGGCCGAGCTGCGTATATGCAGTGCCGAGATTTACATATATATCCGGATTGTTCGGTTCCGTCCGCAGTGCCTGGTTAAGATGTGAAACGGCCTGGTCAGCTTTTCCTGACGCAAGAAGGGCAAAGCCCATTTGCCTTTGAACGCCCGGATATTCAGGTTCAAGCTTTAACGATTTGGCAAGATTGTTAACGGCATCGTCGTATTTTTTTTGCATACTCAATGCCGCCGCCAGATTATAGTACACTTGTGCGGAATCCTGTTTTTGCTTTATAAGTTCATTGAAGCACTCGATGGCCCGGTCAGGTTTTCCCTGCTTTAAAAGAAACTGACTGAGATTGTTACGTGCATCGGAATATAACGGAAACTCATTCACCAGCCTGCTTAGTCGTTGTACAGCTTCATCGCCTCGGCCTGCATCGAACAGTGCGATTCCATAGCAGTTCTCCGCTATCGGATTATTTTCAGTTACTTTCAATGTGTAATCGAACAGCGTTGTTCCATTCTGCCAGTATTTTACCTGCGCCTGGGTAAGTAAAATCATCGGCAGCAGCACGGCCATAGCCAATACCGCGGATAATCGGGGTCGTTTGGCGGCAAAATCTTTGACGGTCCATACAAAAATAATCAGAAGACCCAGCATTGGAATATACATATAACGATTCGCCATCGATTGGGCGCCGGCCTGAACAAGTCCTATCGTCGGGAAAAGAGTTCCAATGTACCATAACCAGCCCGTCGTTATGTATTTTCTGCGGGGGATGATATAAATACAAAGTACGAGGATAATAACGAACGATAACGCACAGGTTATCGCGATGATTTTTGGAAGGTTTTCAGGCAGAGGCGGATAAAAAACAGCCAGCTTGCTCGGCCATACGAGCTTGCCGATGTATCTCATATAGGAAATAAACATATTGCCGATTCTGTCGTTCAGCGGAATGTTCTCTAAAGTGGCGACTGCTCCTCCTTGTTTTTGTGCGGCGAGGGTCATCACGCTTAGAAATGCCGACAAAATGAACAGGGGGATTTTCTCAATTATTAATTTTACGGTCGATTCCTTTTGCTGAAAGTTGACCCGGCCCAGGGGCCAGTAATCCAGCAGAAGCAGGGTCAGAGGAACTGTTACGACGATTGGTTTGGTTAAGATACAAAGACAATATACCAGAAACACGGGGACATATCGCCCAAATCCCGGGGATTTTGTGTATCGGAAATACGCGGCGATAGTCAAAGACCACAATAGCCCGCTAAGTACGGTCTTTTGCTCAGCCGCCCATGCAACCGATTCGACCTGAAGCGGATGCAGCGCAAATACCGCGGCTATGAAGGTACTTGCCCATACTGCACCTGTCATCCGGCTAAAGAGCCAAAAAACGAGCAGCGAATTGGCTATGTGCAGAAGCAAACTGACAAGGTGGTATCCGAGCGGATTAAGGCCGAAAATCTGGTAGTCGATAATATGGCCCAGCCATGTAAGGGGATGCCAGTTGGCCGCGTGCGATTTTGTAAATGCCCAAATGATCGAATCTTGTGTTATGCCGCCTGTAATGTGAGGATTTTCGGTAATGTAATTTTGGTCGTCGTATATGACAAAGCCGTTGTGGCGCAAAGGCTCGTAAGCGATAAATATTGTGACGACAATGCAGATGGATATGATTATTTTAGCACGCATGCTGGTTCTGCCGGAAAGTACTATTTGCAATGGGCAGGGGCGGAGTTGAACCGCCGACACACGGATTTTCAGTCCGTTGCTCTACCAACTGAGCTACCTACCCGTCAGCCCATCCGGCCAATCCGGACGGAAAAACGATAATTTACAGACTCAACAGCTCTATTGCAAGTAAAAATATCGCCTTGCCAAACAGGCCGATAGGGATATAATCTGGAGTATATCTCGTGAAGTTTATTTCGCTTCACACTTCACGAAAGGCGAGATACGAAGAATGCGGGCGTAATTCAGCGGTAGAATGTCAGCTTCCCAAGCTGAAAGTCGAGAGTTCGAATCTCTTCGCCCGCTTTTTGACTGGCAGTGACAACACCTGCCAATGGTTGTCTAAGCTTGCCACGTTCAAAGGCTTACGACGAGTGAGACTGAACGTCTTAGGTATATCTTGTTTCCCCAGATTGACTGCAAATGACAGCAAAAGTCTAAAGCGGTATGTTTTAACTGCAAGCGCCACTGCAAGCGCAGTTTGGCCGCCACGTTTGGCAACGTTCGATTGCTGTGCTGAGTTGGGACATTCTTGGTTCCTGGATTTTCTTTTCAACGTGCGGCGACGTGTGCAATTCTGTGATATCACGTTTCCATACGGCTAGGATAATATTGGGGCACAGGTCGGGCGGCGATTACCGAAGTTTATGCGAGATGGATCAAGCGAAGGCTATGGAAGCGATTGTGAGGGTGGGATAAAATCAAGCTCAAAATTTCAACTGCACTTGTAAGAAAAATTAGGTGTTTTTTCTTACAAAATCAATAAGTTCATAAGTATACAACATCTTGAAAATAATGTACTTAGTAGGAGTTATGAAAATGGTGAGGGTGGGCATTTTCACAAAAAAAGATTTTTCGGATAGTGGCAATTACGGAGGTATTATGCGGAATTGGATCAGTAGAAACCGCTGGAGGCGATTGTGAGGGTGGGATAATAAGGAAACAGCATTCTCAATTAAAAGTGGAGCAGGATAACGCCCGTGAACTGAGCTTGCTATTTATGTCATTTGGATTATTATAATGGCATTTTCAGTTGCTGTAAATTGATAGCCGCAATTGATAAGATTGGAAGTAATATCAGAATGTTGGTGTAAGAAACTGTCATACTTCTCTCATAAATGACTGGAAATAAAGATGCGAACACAAAAAAATAAAACTTCTAAAGCTGGCTCTACTGTCGACCTTATACATGAAATTAGACAAATAATTTTATCGGCACGAAAATTCGCGGCCAAAAGTATAGATACTGTTCAGGTTTTGACCAATTATGAAATCGGACATCGAATTGTTGAGCACGAACAACACGGAACTAAACGGGCGGCATACGGTAAAGCAATTTTAAAGGAGTTATCGAAAAAGCTGACCGTTGAGTTTGGTCGGGGATTTTCCGAAGATAATCTTTCTAATATGCGTAAATTCTATCTGGTGTACCGCAACCAAAAGCAAATTTCCGAAACGGCATCTCGGAAATTGACTTCACCTGGGGAAAACATTGCGGTATCTGGTAAATTACAGATTTCCGAAACAGTGTCTCGGAAATTAACCATGCATCAAAATATGCAGACAGTGCCTGTGCAATTTACACTAAGCTGGTCACACTATATTTTTTTAATGAATATACATAACGTTGATGAGCGCCGTTTCTATGAAATAGAATCCTTAGAGATGGGCTGGTCATTGCGTGAGCTGAAAAGGCAATTTAGTTCTGGCCTTTATGAGAGGCTGGCATTAAGCCGAGACAAGAAAGGCATAAGGAAGCTTTCCCGTAAAGGCCAAGTGATTGAAAAACCACAGGATTTGCTGAAGAATCCTTATGTGCTTGAGTTTTTGGGACTTGATGAAAAGTCGCAATATTCTGAAACAGATCTCGAAAACGCCATAATCGACAAATTGGAGCATTTTCTTTTGGAGTTGGGCAAGGGGTTTCTTTTTGAATCACGTCAGAAACGTTTTACTTTTGATGAAGAACACTTTTTTGTAGACCTGGTTTTTTACAATCGGATATTGCGTTGTTACGTCCTATTTGATTTGAAGATCGGCAAGCTTACACATCAGGATATTGGTCAAATGCAGATGTATGTCAATTATTTTGACCGCTACGTCAAACAGCCCCATGAGAATGCAACCGTCGGAATTATTCTTTGTAGAAAGAAAAAAGATGCGTTGGTTGAAATAACCCTTCCCAAAAATGCCAATATCCGTGCTTCAGAGTATCAACTTTATTTGCCATCAAAAGTCGAACTAAAGCAAAAGTTGATTGATTGGACAAAGGAACAATAAGTCAGATGAACCGCAATCTAAATGTGACAGTTAAACTGGTTCAAAATAATGGAGAGTTTGTTAGACATATCTTTAGGTTGTATTTTGTTATCTAATATGCTTAAATTTTTTGCAAATACAGCACAGGAGTATGCAAGATGATTTTTCAGGTTGAACGATTAAAAAAGTTGCCACTGCAATCTCAGATGCGATGGCAAGGCGGTATTTTTCGTATGCCAGCATGGGTGCCTAATGAAGAACAAAAACTCTATCGACCTTGGACTTCACTTTGGGCGAATATTTCGACACATAAAATTAGTAAGCCGGGCATAGAACCATTTGAGCATAAGAACGTTACAATTGCCTTGGATAGCCTTATAAAATTTGCATGTGATAAAGAATTAGCAGGATATCGTCCGGGTAAAATCGAGGTTAAAGATGCTGCTCTTGCAGAATATTTGCAGGAGCAACTGGCAGACACAGGTATTACTATTGTGTGTAGCGACTGCCTTCTCGGGTTTGATAAAATATTCGCCGATCTTGCTAAACATATGCACGGCGGTGTTCTCCTACCGGATGCGCTGTCTGCAAAGCGTGTTACCATGGATATGATGCGGAGCTTTGCAGATGCAGCGGCTCAGTTTTATGCTGCTAAACCATGGCGATATTTATGTGATGCTGATCTTGTGATGATTGAGTCGCCATTTGTTGATCCGCTGTTGCGATATGCAAGCATCTTGGGCAATGGCGGTATGACTTATGGTATAGCTTTTTACGATTCGGCCAAGCTTTTTGAGCAGTTCACCGAAGGCAAGGGAATGGATTTAATAAAAAACAGATTGTACTGGACACTATTTTTCGGAGGCATCGAAGAACTACCATTTGGGGATGCCGATCTCTGGGAAGATTATAATTTGCCTGTAGCATCCACGCAAGCGTATCCGCTTGCAATGCGTTTTGAACCCAATGGCAAACATTATCGCCCTCAGCCAGACATATTGGCGTTTATGGAAGGTTTACTGAGGGCTTTTGCTATAACTTCCGAATCTGAACTGGATAGCGGTAAATGGCAAAAAAAAGTCAGCACTTTCAGAGGCGATGAGACTTTTACTTTGGCGTTACCTGGTTTGCTTGAACCTGTTCAGAAACCCAAAAGCGAAACAGGCGGAATTCCTGCCCGTCGGGCAATGGAAAAGATACAAATTGATATTCAGCGCATAATTGAAGGCCGAGATTTCTCAAGCCCCGAACAAATGCAGGAATTTCTCAATACAAATTTGGTTGGTAAACTCATCCCTCCACAGCATCCGGTTACAGCGTTAGAGCTTGCGCAGGAAATCTGTTATGAGGCATTTGAGGCCATGGGCCGCAAGCAAATTCAGCTCGTAAAAAAAGCGTTGGAAATCTGTCCGGATTGTGTTGATGCGTATGTGATTTTAGCCGAGGCGTGTTCAGACCCTAAAGAAGCGGGTGAGTTATATGCTAAAGGAGTTGCTGCTGGTGAGAAACTTTTAGGAAAACAATTTTTTAATGAAGAAGCCGGCCACTTTTGGGGAATCCTACAGACACGTCCTTATATGCGTGCCCGGCTGGGATTGGCACAGACATTCGAAGAAACAGGACATCTTGATAACGCCATTGAGCATTATCAGGAAATGCTGCGCCTAAATCCGAATGATAATCAGGGGGTGCGTGAATTATTACTGGTTTGTTTACTGGAAACAAAACGTATCGAAGAAGCAGAAGCATTGCTTAAGAAATACAAAGAATCGCGCATGGCAATGTGGAATTACAGCAAAGCATTATTGACATTTATACAAAAAGGGGATAGTGCAACAGCTCGCAAACAATTAAAAAATGCTCTTAAAGTAAATCCATATGCAGCGAAATATCTGCTTGATGATGAACCATTGCCTCCATTGCCGGAAAGCTATGGTCTTGGTACTGAAGAAGAGGGAATTAATTGTGCGGCGATATTGCAAAGTGCATGGGAGTCGACTCCAGAAGCACTTGATTGGATGGAAGAACAGATGGATTAATATTGCCGTCTGTTCTGGCAAAATACAGCAGAAGGCGGTGGGGGCGGTTGTGAAGGTTGGGTAGCCGCAAACGAATTCCAAAAGTAGGCAAAATATTAATTTCATAAAGCTTTAGATAATACTTGACAATATATAGATAGTATTATATTAATTTTAATTAAAGGGTGGAACCGAGCTCTGGTTTTGCCATCTCCCTCCTAAGCCCTTTCTTGATAAGTATCCATTTATTTAGAAAGGAATTAAGCTATATTATGAGTTACGAGTGGATTTTCAAAAGGATGAGGCAGAAATTCTACAGGATATTCATTTCAAATATCCGCGCAGAGGGGGAAAGCTGTGGCATGTAAGATTTATTACGCTCATAGTGACCCCAATGGTAAATTACTTGAAGAAGGTGGACACTGGCAATTATTAAAAGATCACTTATTGGAGACCGCGAAATTGGCAAAGGAATTTGCTTCGGCTTTCGATGCAGGGGATTGGGGATATATTGCAGGACTTTTACATGATTTGGGGAAATATACGCGTGCATTCCAAGACTATCTAAAGCGAAGTATGGTTGGCGAAAGAGTGACTCGTGGTGAAGTTATTCATGCCTTGCAGGGCGCAAAGTTTGCAAATGAGGCGATCAATGATTCTGTAATTACTGACATCATTTGCAATATAATCGCGACACATCACGGAGGCTTGTTCGATAGCATTACCGATGGCCAAAGAACATTGATTCGCAAAACAGACAAAAGCGAAAACAAACTCCATTACGAGGAGGCAAGAAAGGAATTCAACCCTAGCATCAATGAAGCGGAACTAAAAACAGAAATTTTGAATTTCTGCAACACAAGCCAGTCCAAAGATTTAAACCCACTCTTTATGCTGCACTTCCTGACAAAGGCCATTTATTCCTGTGTAGTAGATGCAGATAGATGCAACAGTGCAGGTTTGGAAATCAACGATACGAGGCCGGACTGGGCGAAGTTGATTCAACAGTTGGATGCTTATCTGACCATCTTTACTGAGGACAGCGACATTAACAGAGTTCGAAAGAGTATTTCCGAACAATGCCAGGAAGGGGGTAGCTGGCAGCAGGGAATTTATACGCTATCCGTTCCCACGGGTGGAGGAAAGACGTTGTCGAGCTTGAGATTTGCCTTGGCGCATGCTCAAAAGCACAACCTGAAACGTATTATTTACGTTATTCCTTATCTGTCCATTCTGGACCAAACCGCATCCAAGATGCATGATGTTTTTGGTGACAATAGCGGTGAATTAATATTGGAGCATCACTCCAATATTGAATTGCCGGACAACGACGATAACGAGGATAAGTATCGACTGTTGACTTCCCGTTGGGACAGCCCGGTTGTCTTGACCACAATGGTGCAGTTTCTTGAAACGGTTTACAGTAATCGAGCATCAAAACTCAGAAAATTTCACAATATGTCGGAGGCTGTTCTGATTTTTGATGAAATTCAGGCTTTACCGATAAAATGTGTCCACCTGTTCAATGAGGTGGCCAATTTTTTGCACACCTTTAGCAAGTCAACTATTTTGCTTTGCACTGCTACTCAGCCGCATCTTCACAAGACGGAGCGTCCGGTCCGGTTGTCTGAAAATCCGGATATCGTCAACATTACGTCGGACGAACTGAAAGTGTTTGAGCGGGTATGTATTGAAGATAAAACTCAGGTTGCTATGGATCATGAGCAAATCGCGGAGTTGGTTAAAAAGCAAATCGAACAGGGCAAAAACACGCTGGTCATTCTGAACACCAAAGGTGACGCCCGTCAGGTTTATGAGCAGTGCAAGGGGGTTGAATGTGAGAAGATTTTTTTAACGACGGACCTTTGTCCGGCACACCGTCTGAGTATCCTTAAGCGTTTGCGGGATAATCTCAAAACAGAAACGAGAAAGTTGACCTTGTGTGTAAGCACACAACTTATCGAGGCTGGCGTGGACGTATCGTTTGACTGTGTAATTCGCGCACAGGCGGGTATGGATAGCATTATACAGGCGGCGGGACGCTGTAATCGCAATAGGGAAAACGCAACACCTCAATCGGTATTTGTTGTCAATGTTAAGGATGAAAAACTTACGTACCTGCCGGAAATTAAAGATGGAAAAGCTATTACGACAAGGGTATTTCATGAAAATCAGGATAGCAACTTGTTAAGCGAAAAGGTGATTGACCAGTTTTATAAATATTATTTTTACGATCAAAAGAAAAAAATGGATTATAGCATAAACGGCGGACCTTCCACTGTATACAGTCTGCTCAATGACAACCCATTAGGGACGGCGGCTTACCAAAACAGGAACAATGAGAACTATACAGGTTTGCCGTGTGCCTTTCAAACAGCGGCGGAAGCTTTTTCTGTCATTGACGGTGCCCAAATCGGGGTTGTGGTTCCCTATGGGGATGCTCTGAAACTCATTAACAAGTTTGAGAATAATTATAGTCCGAAAGAGAGATTACGGATTTTGAAGCAATTACAAAAATATACAGTATCCGTTTATTCCGACGTGTTGGGCAAACTCGAATATATTGAACGAGCAGTCGAAAGAATTGATAACACATTTTACTTACTGAGTCCGGATTACTATGATGCAGAAGAATATGGATTGAGACGTGAGGCAATGTTTTCACTTTTGAATATATGATTAAAGGCAGGTGTCAAAATGGACAGAAAAAGAAACTCAGTTGAATTCAAGCTTACGGGCCGATATGCCTTATTTTCGGATCCCGTTACACGGGTGGGCGGTGAAAAATTCTCCTATCAGGTCCCGACCTATCAGGCCCTCAAAGGCATTCTTGAAAGCGTTTACTGGAAACCAACGTTTATTTGGTATATCGACGCTGTTCGAGTGATGAAAAAGATTCAAACTGAATCCAAGGGAATCAAACCATTAAGAATGGATAATGCAAAGAAGAACGAATTGTCGTACTACACCTACTTGCGTGGAGACCAATATTTAGAATATCAGGTTCTTGCCCATTTTGAATGGAATGAACATCGCGAAAAGCTTATCGAGGATCGTAAAGAACATAAGCATCACAATATTGCCAGACGCAGTATTAAAAAAGGTGGGCGGCGGGATATCTTCCTCGGTACTAGGGAATGTCAGGGATATGTCGAAGAATGTATTTTTGGCGAAGGAGAAGGTTTTTACGACCAATACGGAGAACTGGACTTTGGCGTCATGTTTCACGGCTATGACTATCCCGATGAAACGGGAGAGGATGAGCTTGTCGTCCGCCTGTGGCGGGCCAAGATGACGGATGGCATCATCGAATTTCCGGAACCAAAAGATTGCGAGCCTTCATTACGACGGTTTATTCGTAAAATGACGGCAAAAGAGTTTGAGAACAATCGAAACTTTACGCTTGTCGAAAACGACCTCAGCATGGTGGATTTGGTAAAGGAGGATTAAAATGGGATTCTGGCAGCATCTAGCAGAAAGCTATGATCGAAACGCCGATGCGTTGAAGAAGACGTATCCGCTTTCAACTACATCCATATCCAATAATAGCAATGCTATCGTCGTCATTGTGATAAATAGCAATGGCAAGTTTGTCGATGTCTATCAAATAGATAAAAAATCAAAAACAACCAAGAAAAAGGCAGGCAATCCACTCGTTACTATCACGATTCCAGCATCGGAGGAAAGCCTGAAACGAACCAGTACTGCTATCCTGCCATACCCGGTTTTTGACCAATTTGGATATTTGAAAGGAGAGGGTAAGAAATATGATGCTTATGTTCGACAACTAAAAAGCTTTGCTGAATCCAAATTCAGCACTGAACATGTCAAAGCGATTTATCAATATGTTAGGGAAGGGACAATCGCTAAAAATTTGGCAAAAATGAAACCAAAGGATAACACTAACATCCTTTTTCAGGTTGAAATACCTGAACATCCACAAGCGAAGGTTTGGGAAGACGAGACTC
This region includes:
- a CDS encoding tetratricopeptide repeat protein, with amino-acid sequence MRAKIIISICIVVTIFIAYEPLRHNGFVIYDDQNYITENPHITGGITQDSIIWAFTKSHAANWHPLTWLGHIIDYQIFGLNPLGYHLVSLLLHIANSLLVFWLFSRMTGAVWASTFIAAVFALHPLQVESVAWAAEQKTVLSGLLWSLTIAAYFRYTKSPGFGRYVPVFLVYCLCILTKPIVVTVPLTLLLLDYWPLGRVNFQQKESTVKLIIEKIPLFILSAFLSVMTLAAQKQGGAVATLENIPLNDRIGNMFISYMRYIGKLVWPSKLAVFYPPLPENLPKIIAITCALSFVIILVLCIYIIPRRKYITTGWLWYIGTLFPTIGLVQAGAQSMANRYMYIPMLGLLIIFVWTVKDFAAKRPRLSAVLAMAVLLPMILLTQAQVKYWQNGTTLFDYTLKVTENNPIAENCYGIALFDAGRGDEAVQRLSRLVNEFPLYSDARNNLSQFLLKQGKPDRAIECFNELIKQKQDSAQVYYNLAAALSMQKKYDDAVNNLAKSLKLEPEYPGVQRQMGFALLASGKADQAVSHLNQALRTEPNNPDIYVNLGTAYTQLGQYRPAVQNWSRALEIQPDSSDVLNNLAWVLAVSGDSSIRNGGKAVELAERACELTKYNNAGFLDTLAVAYAAAGRFSDAITTAQRAINLAKTHGQDNMAGEIQTRLELYKANQAYIQK
- a CDS encoding PDDEXK nuclease domain-containing protein produces the protein MRTQKNKTSKAGSTVDLIHEIRQIILSARKFAAKSIDTVQVLTNYEIGHRIVEHEQHGTKRAAYGKAILKELSKKLTVEFGRGFSEDNLSNMRKFYLVYRNQKQISETASRKLTSPGENIAVSGKLQISETVSRKLTMHQNMQTVPVQFTLSWSHYIFLMNIHNVDERRFYEIESLEMGWSLRELKRQFSSGLYERLALSRDKKGIRKLSRKGQVIEKPQDLLKNPYVLEFLGLDEKSQYSETDLENAIIDKLEHFLLELGKGFLFESRQKRFTFDEEHFFVDLVFYNRILRCYVLFDLKIGKLTHQDIGQMQMYVNYFDRYVKQPHENATVGIILCRKKKDALVEITLPKNANIRASEYQLYLPSKVELKQKLIDWTKEQ
- a CDS encoding tetratricopeptide repeat protein, producing the protein MIFQVERLKKLPLQSQMRWQGGIFRMPAWVPNEEQKLYRPWTSLWANISTHKISKPGIEPFEHKNVTIALDSLIKFACDKELAGYRPGKIEVKDAALAEYLQEQLADTGITIVCSDCLLGFDKIFADLAKHMHGGVLLPDALSAKRVTMDMMRSFADAAAQFYAAKPWRYLCDADLVMIESPFVDPLLRYASILGNGGMTYGIAFYDSAKLFEQFTEGKGMDLIKNRLYWTLFFGGIEELPFGDADLWEDYNLPVASTQAYPLAMRFEPNGKHYRPQPDILAFMEGLLRAFAITSESELDSGKWQKKVSTFRGDETFTLALPGLLEPVQKPKSETGGIPARRAMEKIQIDIQRIIEGRDFSSPEQMQEFLNTNLVGKLIPPQHPVTALELAQEICYEAFEAMGRKQIQLVKKALEICPDCVDAYVILAEACSDPKEAGELYAKGVAAGEKLLGKQFFNEEAGHFWGILQTRPYMRARLGLAQTFEETGHLDNAIEHYQEMLRLNPNDNQGVRELLLVCLLETKRIEEAEALLKKYKESRMAMWNYSKALLTFIQKGDSATARKQLKNALKVNPYAAKYLLDDEPLPPLPESYGLGTEEEGINCAAILQSAWESTPEALDWMEEQMD
- the cas3 gene encoding CRISPR-associated helicase Cas3', with the translated sequence MACKIYYAHSDPNGKLLEEGGHWQLLKDHLLETAKLAKEFASAFDAGDWGYIAGLLHDLGKYTRAFQDYLKRSMVGERVTRGEVIHALQGAKFANEAINDSVITDIICNIIATHHGGLFDSITDGQRTLIRKTDKSENKLHYEEARKEFNPSINEAELKTEILNFCNTSQSKDLNPLFMLHFLTKAIYSCVVDADRCNSAGLEINDTRPDWAKLIQQLDAYLTIFTEDSDINRVRKSISEQCQEGGSWQQGIYTLSVPTGGGKTLSSLRFALAHAQKHNLKRIIYVIPYLSILDQTASKMHDVFGDNSGELILEHHSNIELPDNDDNEDKYRLLTSRWDSPVVLTTMVQFLETVYSNRASKLRKFHNMSEAVLIFDEIQALPIKCVHLFNEVANFLHTFSKSTILLCTATQPHLHKTERPVRLSENPDIVNITSDELKVFERVCIEDKTQVAMDHEQIAELVKKQIEQGKNTLVILNTKGDARQVYEQCKGVECEKIFLTTDLCPAHRLSILKRLRDNLKTETRKLTLCVSTQLIEAGVDVSFDCVIRAQAGMDSIIQAAGRCNRNRENATPQSVFVVNVKDEKLTYLPEIKDGKAITTRVFHENQDSNLLSEKVIDQFYKYYFYDQKKKMDYSINGGPSTVYSLLNDNPLGTAAYQNRNNENYTGLPCAFQTAAEAFSVIDGAQIGVVVPYGDALKLINKFENNYSPKERLRILKQLQKYTVSVYSDVLGKLEYIERAVERIDNTFYLLSPDYYDAEEYGLRREAMFSLLNI
- the cas5c gene encoding type I-C CRISPR-associated protein Cas5c; the protein is MDRKRNSVEFKLTGRYALFSDPVTRVGGEKFSYQVPTYQALKGILESVYWKPTFIWYIDAVRVMKKIQTESKGIKPLRMDNAKKNELSYYTYLRGDQYLEYQVLAHFEWNEHREKLIEDRKEHKHHNIARRSIKKGGRRDIFLGTRECQGYVEECIFGEGEGFYDQYGELDFGVMFHGYDYPDETGEDELVVRLWRAKMTDGIIEFPEPKDCEPSLRRFIRKMTAKEFENNRNFTLVENDLSMVDLVKED